The following are encoded together in the Humulus lupulus chromosome 5, drHumLupu1.1, whole genome shotgun sequence genome:
- the LOC133779608 gene encoding uncharacterized protein LOC133779608: MHEKNATNAQMFEALIQRYSQAPHNPAPPTPWEDVFEQQEFLMQEDPLVEANPPANASRTEKSKPISKRFSRRNPPVFEGTSDPLMTEEWVSVLERIFDFVVATKREKVICAVYMLRMDTSIWWDIARKGGDVERMEWPEFMVLFNAKYYNQTVIDRKVIEFANLVQGSSSVQEYVCKFYQLSKFAPDSVLTKANWVRKFMKGLELYQFG, encoded by the coding sequence ATGCATGAGAAAAATGCGACGAACGCTCAGATGTTTGAGGCATTGATTCAAAGATATTCACAAGCGCCACACAACCCTGCACCCCCAACACCTTGGGAAGACGTTTTCGAACAACAAGAATTCCTGATGCAAGAAGACCCACTGGTGGAAGCAAACCCACCAGCTAATGCATCTAGAACAGAAAAGTCAAAACCAATCTCGAAACGATTTAGCAGGCGAAACCCACCTGTGTTTGAAGGGACTTCAGACCCCCTGATGACAGAAGAATGGGTCAGCGTGCTGGAGAGAATCTTTGACTTTGTGGTGGCTACTAAAAGGGAAAAAGTAATATGTGCGGTGTATATGTTAAGGATGGACACcagcatctggtgggatattgcTAGGAAAGGAGGTGACGTGGAACGAATGGAATGGCCTGAATTTATGGTCTTGTTCAATGCTAAGTACTACAACCAGACGGTGATAGATCGGAAGGTGATTGAGTTTGCTAACCTAGTCCAAGGGTCATCTAGCGTACAGGAGTACGTGTGCAAGTTTTACCAACTCTCAAAATTTGCTCCAGATTCGGTACTCACTAAAGCCAACTGGGTACGCAAATTCATGAAGGGGTTAGAGTTGTACCAGTTTGGGTAG